A portion of the Pomacea canaliculata isolate SZHN2017 linkage group LG13, ASM307304v1, whole genome shotgun sequence genome contains these proteins:
- the LOC112554044 gene encoding uncharacterized protein LOC112554044 isoform X2: MSKQLGLAFKAQLLPDAIPTIFQHNEIARKRKKDLSDGRVSLAKRLQHKQTMTSQSQQTVQLCLNKEVQTDPDLSSNPQRI, encoded by the exons aTGTCCAAACAGTTAGGTTTGGCattcaaggcacagcttctgccagatgcaattccgacaatttttcaacacaatgaaattgctcgaaaaagaaagaaggatttATCTGACggacgagtttcacttgccaaacgactacagcataaacag ACTATGAcgagtcagtcacaacaaacagttcaactgtgcttaaataaagaggtccagacAGACCCAGACCTCAGCTCCAATCCTcaaag GATATAG
- the LOC112554044 gene encoding uncharacterized protein LOC112554044 isoform X1, whose amino-acid sequence MSKQLGLAFKAQLLPDAIPTIFQHNEIARKRKKDLSDGRVSLAKRLQHKQTMTSQSQQTVQLCLNKEVQTDPDLSSNPQRNSQKDELDTNPFLERNLSFTNRSWRSC is encoded by the exons aTGTCCAAACAGTTAGGTTTGGCattcaaggcacagcttctgccagatgcaattccgacaatttttcaacacaatgaaattgctcgaaaaagaaagaaggatttATCTGACggacgagtttcacttgccaaacgactacagcataaacag ACTATGAcgagtcagtcacaacaaacagttcaactgtgcttaaataaagaggtccagacAGACCCAGACCTCAGCTCCAATCCTcaaag gaattctcagaaagatgaactggacACAAATCCCTTCCTTGAAagaaatttatcattcacgaatagaagttggaggagctgctga
- the LOC112554477 gene encoding collagen alpha-1(XXII) chain-like codes for MVVIITDGESRMARRQWLLPSHCQSKNVTVFAIGIERFIVGSCASASTTTPAATTTTTLTTTTTQSSTTTTTTPTTTTTIPTTTTPTTTTTIPTTTTTTPTTMTTTSTSETTEPNDIQGDTDTAACINRPADVYFVLDSSSSIWVHDFETSMLQFVRNVIDIYDIGADRTRVGIITFSDKPRTVFGLEAHVQKEELLKAVNSKSVKYEPGLTYTAEALQTARMNLFQEGRQNADHVLILITDGQSKDPNATLMTARAAHEDGVTVFTVGVGSGVDVGELHGVASKPSEDFTFMVDDFKGLDSYKAILAARTCGANATLVPPILTLFCSLQDESCRHHFRVRLEHAGRRRVDSDHFHYSSRFRYF; via the exons ATGGTCGTCATCATCACGGACGGCGAGTCGCGCATGGCAAGGAGACAGTGGCTGCTGCCGAGTCACTGCCAGAGCAAGAACGTCACGGTGTTCGCCATCGGG ATTGAACGATTCATAGTGGGATCATGTgc ttcaGCTAGTACAACCACCCCAGCTGCTACTACCACCACTACAttaacgacaacaacaacccaaAGCTCtactacaacaactacaactCCAACCACAACGACGACCATTCCAACAACTACAACTCCAACCACAACGACGACCATtccaacaactacaacaactactCCCACAACAATGACTACTACATCTACATCAGAGACCACCGAGCCCAATGATATTCAGGGAGACACGGACACTGCCG CCTGCATCAACCGTCCAGCTGATGTTTACTTCGTGCTCGACTCCTCCAGCAGCATCTGGGTTCACGATTTCGAAACGAGCATGCTGCAGTTCGTGCGCAACGTCATCGACATCTACGACATCGGCGCCGACAGGACTCGCGTGGGCATCATCACCTTCAGCGACAAACCCCGCACGGTCTTCGGCCTCGAAGCGCACGTGCAAAAAGAGGAACTGCTGAAG GCCGTGAACAGCAAGAGTGTTAAGTACGAGCCAGGGCTGACGTACACAGCCGAGGCCCTGCAGACGGCACGCATGAACTTGTTCCAAGAAGGGCGCCAGAACGCCGACCACgtcctcatcctcatcaccGACGGGCAGTCTAAGGACCCCAACGCTACTCTAATGACAGCACGCGCAGCGCACGAGGACGGAGTCACGGTCTTTACGGTAGGCGTGGGCAGTGGAGTGGACGTTGGTGAGCTGCACGGCGTGGCCTCCAAGCCTAGTGAAGACTTTACCTTCATGGTCGACGACTTCAAGGGCCTGGACTCATACAAGGCTATCCTCGCTGCCCGCACTTGCGGCGCCAACGCCACCCTGGTACCACCT ATTCTTACTCTTTTCTGCAGCCTGCAAGATGAATCATGCCGACATCATTTTCGCGTACGACTGGAGCATGCTGGGAGGCGTCGTGTCGACTCAGATCATTTCCACTATTCATCGCGTTTCCGCTACTTTTGA